The genomic window GAACAAGGTAAAACAGTAGCATTTGTGGGGGATGGAATCAACGACTCCCCAGCTTTAGCCTACGCCGATGTATCTGTATCCTTTGCCCACGGTTCAGAAATCGCCCGTGAAACAGCAGACTTGGTGTTAATGCAGAATGACTTACATGGATTATTAGCAGCGATCGCGATCGCTCGTCAAGCCAAGCACTTAATTCATCAAAACACTGGTATTGTTGCTGTACCTAACTTGGGAGCATTAATCATCGCTGTGTTGTTTGGTTTGAACCCCCTAACAGCAACAGTAGTTAACAACGGCTCAACCATAGTTGCTGGAGTCAACGGCTTACGCCCAATTCTTAAACATTCATCTCAAAAAGCTCTGCCATTAGGAAGATGAGATGACAAATCTAGCAAGATTAGGCTAGAAAGCTTTCATACAAGTTTTTCAATTTAAATTATCGGAGGAATGAATCATGTCCCCTAAAATCACCGACTTTGTTGAAGACGCTGGCGCACCTGGACTCATCGCTGGTATCGGTGCAGTCTTACTAGCTCCCGTACTTCTCCCTGTTTTCGCAGGTATTGGTAAACCCATAGCCAAGTCAATCATCAAAGGTGGAATCGTTGCTTATGAAAAAAGCAAAGGTGCTTTTGCTGAACTAGGCGAAACTTGGGAAGATATCATTGCTGAAGCCAAAGCTGAACTAGCAGAAGACAACGAAACACCAGCTTTTGAATCTGCTACTAATACAATTGATACTTCTGCTGATAATGGAATCTAGTACCGCTACGCAGAAGTCAAGTCGCTACGCTCCAATTCAAAATTCAAAATTCAAAATTAAAGACAATTAGTGGAGGG from Nostoc sp. UHCC 0870 includes these protein-coding regions:
- a CDS encoding DUF5132 domain-containing protein, translating into MSPKITDFVEDAGAPGLIAGIGAVLLAPVLLPVFAGIGKPIAKSIIKGGIVAYEKSKGAFAELGETWEDIIAEAKAELAEDNETPAFESATNTIDTSADNGI